The Carassius gibelio isolate Cgi1373 ecotype wild population from Czech Republic chromosome B14, carGib1.2-hapl.c, whole genome shotgun sequence genome has a segment encoding these proteins:
- the LOC127970970 gene encoding BTB/POZ domain-containing protein KCTD8-like, whose translation MAMKETILPISEVSSPYPEIVELNVGGQVYVTKRSTLVSVPDTTLHYMFTRCSPHELPRDNRGRFFIDRDGFLFRYVLDFLRDRQLVLPEHFPERERLQREAEHFQLGEMLRLLGPRVAKQGSLNDEGCQSDIEESSQSSELVTRTGSCATNYATSSSVLDKKSGFITIGYRGSYTMVRDNQADAKFRRVARIMVCGRIALAKEVFGDTLNESRDPDRPPEKYTSRFYLKFTYLEQAFDRLSEAGFQMVACNSTGTAAFVNQYRDDKIWSSYTEYIFFRPACKSASPKLEREEPKSEKLLDKASESGASLNELSTSSSETHSEATSPQDGGPILVSRGEVVGGSLAPCGALHSVSRPPSTFTLGRPPKKGSSVQWMELPDKRRNSELFQSLTSGVGPREGVGSGLTRRKTLERPSVEEEMKQCIREFRKIKIPPAFPERKRQWQSELLQKYGL comes from the exons ATGGCCATGAAGGAAACCATACTCCCTATTAGTGAGGTGTCGAGTCCGTACCCGGAGATTGTGGAACTCAATGTCGGCGGCCAAGTGTACGTCACCAAGCGCTCCACCCTGGTCAGCGTACCTGACACCACCCTCCACTACATGTTCACGCGGTGCAGCCCGCACGAGTTGCCCCGCGACAACCGAGGGCGCTTCTTCATTGACCGCGATGGGTTCTTGTTCCGATACGTGCTGGACTTCCTACGGGACCGCCAGCTTGTGCTACCAGAACACTTTCCGGAGCGGGAACGTCTTCAGCGTGAAGCCGAGCACTTCCAGTTGGGGGAAATGCTTAGACTTTTGGGCCCACGTGTAGCCAAGCAAGGCTCGCTCAATGACGAAGGCTGCCAGAGCGACATTGAGGAAAGTTCGCAGAGCAGTGAGTTGGTGACTCGAACTGGAAGCTGTGCCACCAACTATGCGACTTCCTCTTCCGTCCTGGACAAGAAGTCTGGGTTTATTACGATAGGTTATCGGGGATCCTACACAATGGTGAGGGATAACCAAGCTGATGCTAAGTTTCGCCGTGTGGCACGGATCATGGTCTGCGGGCGTATCGCCCTGGCGAAGGAAGTGTTCGGTGACACTTTAAATGAAAGTCGAGATCCGGACCGTCCGCCAGAGAAGTACACCTCCCGCTTCTACCTGAAGTTCACCTACCTGGAGCAAGCATTCGACAGGTTGAGTGAGGCTGGGTTCCAGATGGTGGCCTGCAACTCAACTGGAACAGCTGCGTTCGTTAACCAGTACAGAGACGACAAGATCTGGAGCAGCTACACGGAGTACATCTTCTTTA GACCAGCCTGCAAGTCAGCATCCCCTAAACTGGAGCGTGAGGAGCCCAAGTCCGAGAAACTGCTGGATAAGGCCAGTGAGAGCGGAGCCTCATTGAACGAGCTCTCCACATCCAGCTCCGAGACCCACTCAGAAGCCACATCCCCCCAGGACGGGGGTCCCATCCTAGTGTCACGTGGTGAGGTTGTGGGGGGCTCGCTGGCTCCATGTGGTGCCCTGCACTCTGTATCTCGACCTCCGAGCACTTTCACTCTGGGCCGACCGCCCAAAAAAGGTTCCTCTGTGCAGTGGATGGAGCTGCCGGATAAGAGGAGGAACAGCGAGTTGTTCCAGTCCCTCACCAGCGGGGTTGGTCCGAGGGAAGGTGTGGGAAGCGGTCTGACCCGGAGGAAGACTCTGGAGAGGCCCAGCGTGGAGGAGGAAATGAAACAGTGCATCCGAGAATTCCGAAAGATCAAGATCCCTCCGGCGTTCCCAGAACGCAAAAGGCAGTGGCAGTCAGAACTGCTTCAGAAATACGGGCTTTAA